ATTGACAACGTTGTTTTATTATACAAGTTCAATCTTCATTGAGAACACTTGGCACCCTCTTCTTTTTCCTCCACATTACCACAAGCAATACTATATTACTGGGCGCAAGCACAAGTGCTTTTATCGGGTTTGTGTATTGACGGCTTGGCGATGCAGTGAAGCATGACTACAAAGAGTTCATTTCTGAATGTAAACCCCTTCCCTCTCCCAACAGAAATTCGAAGTGACTATTAAACATGACACGATTCAACAAAACATATGTGTAGATAAACGCAACAATGTTTTACGGTGAGTAAAAACACCATGTTGATGAGGTTGCGTTAGAGCATATCCAGTAGAGTTTGTAAATTTGGTGATCTAAAAGCAGTTTTTACTATAGGAAGGAGAACACTATAGGAATCATTTTACTCTATCCACCAGATGACCTATAATTTGGTTAGCTAATGCGTACCTTCCCTCAATCTCTCTTTGTACTTTGCTTCTCCACGGTAAAGAATTTTCATGTTTCACCATATTAAATGGCTCAAATATCTTTGATCATGCATTACAGAAATCGAATATAGCAGTTCTGAACGGCTCGGATATGAAATAAAGTCCACGATAACCCAACATAGTTAGTTCAAACTCGATGCTAAACTAACACAGATAGTTCAAACTCTCCAGATGCCATCACCGCCTCTGAGGCGCCACGTCGAGCCCTCCTGCCGCCATTGGGGCCCTGAGGACGGCGCTGCCACGACACGTGCCAATGCCTTGGCCGAGGAGGAGCAGGCAATGCTTGCCAGGCCATTCCTACCTCTGAGGCAGAGGCTCGAAGAAGGAACTTGGAATTCCGCCCTATGAGCTCATGGACAAGCAATTGGAGAGTTTACTGATACAGACTTTGATCGCCAAATATGAGTATAAGGAGAGAGAATATTTAGAGCATCTTCAGCCGTTCGCCCTCCCAGGGCACCGAAAAAGAGCCGTTTGGAGGTCCGCCGGCGCTAGATTGGCTCCTGGGGGCGACCTAGCTCCCAGTCGTCGACCTACAGGTCGCCCCGGGTTCGGCGACGTCCGTACAAAATATATGAAAACTCGGCGTTTTTTGCACAAACTCGGCGAAATTTCattgaaatttgtaaaaaaacACAAAACACATGCAAACTATGGCTTAACAACGCCTAAACTACGCCtagccgccaccgccgtcgccgtcgccgtcgtctaCATGCCGAGGAGCGAATGCTCCTCTGTCATGGACGAGCGAATGCGGGTGATCTCGGCGCGGCACGCCACCCCTTCGGGCACCGGTGGCACCGGGACGCCGCCTACGCTCAGCCTCCACGTCCCCGGCACACGCATGTCCGGGGGCGCCGGGTACTCCGCCTCGTACAACAGTCGCGCCTCCGCCTCTTGGAGGTGGCGGCGACcgaagccgttcgccgccgcgccgtcgcctggGTACCTCTCGGCCATCTTTCTTGTCGGCGGGAAGAGGGGAGAGTGCTGCTTACTGCGCCGGagaggggaggggggggggggggatgagaGCTGTGGCGTCCACCGGCGAGGAGGTCGCCTTTTATAGCCGTCGCTGGGCGGCGTCGGGCTGCATGCTGGGCGACGCGTTCACTGCGCCGCCCCtgaggcatcaatggaggctgaccggcgcggcagccttcgcattgattcccgcgggaaccgaggcgatgaggGCGACGAAGCGGCGtgtcgctgactcggcgggcccatCCGCTTTCGCGCCAAAACGTCTCGCCCCAGCGCACCGGGTTCGGCCTGGATCCGCCGGCGCCAGTTTCGACCCAAACCGGCGAAAAACGGGCTTCTGGGGACGTGGCTGGGCCGATTTTTGGGCGCCGACGCGGCAAAAACACCTGGGGAGGGCCtcttgggggcgcggctggagttGCTCTTAGGCCATGTCCTAAAGAAAACAGGGGTAGCGAACGGGGCATGTAATGTAAGCCGTCGGGGCATTTTCTTTTTTGGGCACTTAGACACTTCGTAGGGATTGGACATGAGTTTACCAactctgttggagatgctcttacatcATTATCTCACGTATCGACTTTAACATGCTTATTGTACATCTTTTGTTTTCAAGGAGTAGATAATTCAAAACACAGAATACATGCATTGAAGTAGTTTCTTCAAATCTGTCAACACGCTTAGTGAAGACACCATTGATTTTGGCTCATGGAACTTAGCACAACTCGTCGTCTGTCTCAAGGACCTGGCCCACTTGTTTCCGACGGTCCAGCACGCTCCACCATGATATCATAGAGTTGTCGGCCGTTCTGTGTTGCGACAATGAATTAAACCCAGTATGTAAGGATGAAGCTGCTGAGCTTACGGTTAACCAGTGGACTTACGAAAATCACTGGGAAGAAATGAATTTGGCCTTCGGGTTTTGTTTGGGTCTCTTTGAAGTAAACTAGGATAGGAAATTGCGGCCACCATAGTTCCCAGTTCACAAATGTTGAGTACCTATGCAACGCGTGCAATCGTTAGAAAATACCGTAAAGCTTTTACCATAACAAGATAGATTAACTGGACAAGACAGTACAGTCCTTGGTACAGAGCATATGAAGTATGCTTACTTCCAACGGTTCTTGCCACCAACAAATACGTTCTCGCCTGACTCCTGCAGCTGATTGCCCACTTTCACTTCCTATATAATACAAACTTATGAAGTTTGAGATGAGAAACATGTATAGTATAGTATCATCTGCAACAACTGAGTATTGAAAGAATGAAATCCTTATGTTGTGGAAAGGAGAAGCATCATTCAAGAAGAAATATTAATGCTTCAGCTAGTACTAAGACCCAACGCGATATCCAACAAGTGACTAGTAGAATGGCAGCTTGTACATAACAGATTTACTTAGCTTTGCAGTGAGCATTTTCCAGACTTACAACCAACAATTTTATACATGTTTTGTGCATATTCCTGTCACATAGACAAAGTGCTTAAGTATAATTGAGCAGCCAGTTTTGGAAGACATTCACATAAGTAGTTTGAAATACTCCTACTTATTTAGTTTACACTGGAAGGTAGAGTGCACTAACCAGGGAATCATCATCAAAGACGAACCTAACTCTAGTAGTCTGCAAAAAAAGAAGTGAATACATCAGTTTCAGCATGAACATAGAAATAAATCATACCCAAGAAATGACCAGGATAAGTTAGTTTCTCTGATTTATCAGTATAACTGCCCCTCGCTTTTAGAGCAGCATGAATAGCAAATGCTGACAGTGGTTCCTTTCAGTGGAATATGTTGGCAATGTTGAGTAGGGACGAAAAATCAGTGTCAATCTGATGATGGTGGAGCTCAATATGTTCTCAGTGAATAACCCGATTTGAGCTGAAATGAGGTTACTTATAGATTTGAGTTTTTTCCGCGGACAGTGATAGTATACTAGTTTTTTCGAGAACTGTGATAGTATGGATGATCCATGACTTTTCACTGTTTAGTTACATATGCACTCTAGACAAAAAAACCCATAGAATATAGTACAATCGTACATGTTTTTCAGCTATAACTCAAACAGATAGTCTAAAAGCAGAGCAAGTTAGGGTAGACTGGCCTGAAACAAGAGAAGCAGCCCCAGTAGGCCTACAGGTGCAGCGGCAAGAAGATTGTCTGCATATGCAAACACACCAGATATCCCTGTATTTCGACAAAATAGTGGTTATATATCTTTTTTCAGTTTGGCATAGAAGTACATTTCCAGAGAACAGAGATGTTCTATACACTTACTACCTCCGGAGCTCACCAAGTATAGCGATCGGTAATCGATAGTCTGGGTCCGGGACGACCGTTTCTCTAGTGGTCTTCTTTGCGGTCTTTCTTCCAAACTACGAAGAAGGGGAGGACAACATAGGTTACCAGATTAATGCAAATAGAAGATTGAAAGTAGAGTTACACGACGGAGAAATGTAAACTACATCCTCTGCtcctaaatataagacgttttggcAGTTCAAAATTGAACTGCCAAAATgtcttatatttgtgaacagaggtagtacttcacaaagatgtttgtgagctAACCAGAGATACTATTGGTGTGCTTCGTTGTTGCTTCCGGCCACGTCTCCTCATACCAGCAAAACGTCCCTTGCACGGAAGATTTGCAGTGCTCCATGATGGACCGGCTGAAACCACTCCTCCTCTAGCTGAAGAtgtaaaagaaaaaaaaaggtcATGCCACTGGATGTGCCTCACATTGGACTGCCTTCATTCATTCAGGAGACAAATATGCAAGACATGAATTAATGGTTCTTCTGCAACGAAATTAACAAACATTTCTACTCGATTCCAATTTACTGCGAGTTCAGATGAGCAGCATGTCCCCAAGCAACACAGGGCCTACCCAAACCCTATCCAGCCTAACCAAGCAGAAGCTACCCCTTTGAGCTCGGAATCGCTACGCGGGCAGAGGTGCTACGCTGGACGGCAAGAGCTTCAGTGAGAGGGGAGTCATCGGAGGTAGGTAGGTACCTCTGGGCGGAGCGgcgaggaagaggggagaagatAACGAGAGAGTGGTCGCCATGgctgctgctcctctcctctccgccgcTCGCTCCTCCTTTCCTCTCGTcctctggggggggggggggggggggggggtgcccgaATTGTCACGTATGCAGGCATAGGGCCCAGGGCCCGAGAGGCCAAGGCCAATTTAGTGGGCCACAGAACTATCATCAGACACTGCTGTTGGGCTTTACCCAATACGATGCCGCAGCGCACGTCGCGCGTTTGCTGATCATCTTGCGGAGCAAGCCTAGAATTTTTCCGTTCCCATTCGGTTGCTGTCCCTGCTAACCGATTTTAAAATCTTTCTTAAACACTACTATAACCAAATGTTATGTTTTCTACCCCGCAGCTTCCATGTATTTACACAACTAGTACTATCACCAAACACCACGGGAAAATTCTCGTGGTCAAATGGTCCCTGTTATGGTGGCTCAACCTTTGTTTGGTGGCAAAAGGTGCATTTAGAAGAATACTCTTCTTCTGCATCATTGACCAATAAACTATAGAATGTGGATGCAGGTCTTAGGAAACTAGTCACACATAAATGATAGTACATCATTGCTCGGAAAGTGTCAAGGACGTTTTTTAAGGGGATTCAAGGACGCTTCTGATCACGAGAGGTCGGCGATGATATACACAAATACATTATGTTCAAAGCTGCTTACCACGTATAAATAAATTATATTACTTTCTCCATTTTAAAATAAGTGCTGTTTATTTATTACAaatttttatatttatttttaattATTTAAGTTCTAATAAATTAGCGATACTTATTttaagacggagggagtatactggCTAAAAGTTCAGCTTCCACTCGTTGAATGGTACTACAATTTTTTTGTCAACTCActagaagaaagaaaaagaggaaaaaaactCACCGGTTAATACACATTCCCGGTTCCGATACGTGCGGAGGAGTGCAAAATAGACATTCCCGGGGGGCTCGGAGCGGAAGGACAGGAAAAAGAGCCGGCGATTTATTAGGGGAAGGCAACTCCAAATTGCTGGCTCCCGTCCCTCTCCGAGCATTCGCCGCTTCTCCCCCCGACCCTCTCGATCCGCCCACCTTCCCCTTCCCCACGCGTAAGCCTCCCCGGATTCCGAAACTTCCCTGTCGAATTCGCCGCGTCCCTCTGCGTGTTTGATCTGCCAGTTGCTTCTGATCcatccgccgcgccgccgcgACTTGCAATCGCGGCTCTCTCGATTTTTTTTTTCGAATTTACGTACGGCCATTAGGAATCCCGCGAGGTGCTCCGTGctttttctctgttttttctcTGATGGATGATGGAATTTTGGATCGGCTCCGTTTCCGCGCGTTTTTCCGTTGCTGTTTTCGGTTCTGGGGGAATCTAGGAGCCAATGCTACGATGTGTTTTCTGGGCGTGCTCGTGGTCGCTGTGATTTTTTTTTATCTGCTGGATTTTTGGTTGGTTCGGTGGAGCCCTAGGGTCTGATTCTTGTTCGTGCTCTGTGCAGCTGTGGTAGCCGCGTGCTCCGGCCATGGCGTTCTTCCGGGGCCTCGCCGCGGTCTCGAGGCTGCGATCCCGTATGGTGAGTCAACCCGTCAGAACCCCCGGGTTGCATTGGGTGGGGATGCGCCCTCTAAGCGTTTGTTAATGCtgatttttgttgttgttgccaGGGGCAGGATGCCACCACGCTTGGTGGTGTGAGATGGCTGCAGATGCAGAGCGCTTCCGATCTCGTAAGACAACAATCTTCCTGTTCTGTTCTGCGCTTGAGTTTGTATAGGATACCGTGAATTGGAAACTGCTGGTCGTTGTTTGATGGCTGGATTTTTTGGGAGGGGTATTTTTATTTGTTCTGAACATGACGCTGACTTTGTTTCTGAAAATGCAGGATCTTAGGTCCCAGCTGCAGGAAATGATTCCGGAGCAACAGGTTTGTGGCTCACTCGTGCATTCTCTTGTAAAGTTGGAAAGTATTCGTGGCATCTGATTCCTTATCTTCTCTTTTCACCAACCCCTGTTATTTGCCCAACCAGTGTTAACCCTGTCAGTTCATGTGATTCTGTGTCACAGCATGCTTAGTTTCTGCTTCCAAATAGTGTAGAACACCTTTTATTCGCAAATGCCATGGTGGAACATGCTAGCAATAATAATTGTTGCAAACTATCATTTAATACCTTAACGCCTTTAAGGAACAAATTTACCTTGTTTCAAATATATTACGCCTGCGTTGTACTAGATTGTGTTACCTGCCTGATATGAAAATAAATGAGAAGATTAGCCAATTACGCTCTTAGTATTATTAGTTTCACAAAGTTTAGTTTTGCACTTGAGTTTAAAGAATGAGAATATCCAGAGCATGTGTTGGAGAAGTGCTACTGGGATTCGTCCTTCTTCCCCGCTCTAACCACTTGTTTTTATGAAAGAGTAATTCTGTTGGTTCAAAGTTATTTCATGTCAATTGCATTTTGTTACAGGACCGCTTGAAGAAACTAAAGTCAGAGCATGGAAAGGTCCAGCTTGGAAACATAACTGTGGACATGGTATGCATTTAGTAACATTTTTCTTTAAAAACTCTGTTTCTATGCCCGGCCTAATTCTGAACAATGCTTCGTCTTTCTCCAGGTCCTTGGTGGGATGAGAGGGATGACTGGAATGCTCTGGGAAACATCTTTACTTGACCCGGAGGAGGTATCGTTTTATTGCTCTCCTTTGTAGTGATATGGGTGCTATAATAAGACAAATTAAATATTAGCTTGTATATCTAGGAATTTTCTGTGGGTTAGAAAATATATTATTTAATTATCTTGAGATCTCCAGTCAAGTTTCTGTGCCGAAGCTGAGCTTAATCTATCACTGTATGCTGAAATATGTATCACTTTCCAGAATTGACTATAGCACAGTGGTTTAAAAGATATGTTCACGTTTAAACTTGATTAATTCGTTATACATCAACTTGCTTGACTACAAGAGCATAATCCTTTATGATTTATATTTGAGCATGCCTCCCTCATTGCAGAGTTTTGATAGAATTAGTTCTTAGTTTGGTTTGAGATATTTAAATTTATGCATCACTGTATATCTCTGTTGATGCCTGTAATTTATGTGCTTTCTATTCAGGGTATTCGATTTAGAGGTCTCTCTATTCCAGAGTGCCAGAAAGTACTGCCGGCTGCAGTTAAAGATGGAGAACCTTTACCTGAGGGTCTCCTTTGGCTTCTTTTGACCGGAAAGGTTTGACTTGTTATGAAACATGTACCCCTTTTTAGTTTAGTGGTCTATGAAAATAGCTCCTTCGAAAATAGGAGGTATAATTTGTTCATTGATGTAGTAGAGGACATAATGTCTTGGTTGACTTTCCTGTTATACATGGGACTTTGTCTATTTTGTAAACTTTTAAGTGTTTAGCGTGCGCTGATTGGTCATTGCTTGTTTCAGGTGCCAACCAAGGAGCAAGTTGATGCTCTATCAAAGGAGTTGCTTAGCCGTTCGACTGTTCCAGGTCCCTTATTCCCCCTGCTCAGTATCAGTGTTGTAGAGTTCATATGTAGTCATAGATGACCAGAAAGATTAGGAAGTCATGTTGCTATCAAATAGTCAAGTTTTATTATGTGAGTACACATAAACATAGTCCTGAATTTCTGGTATAGTATAGTTTAATGGGGAAAGCTGAGGGGGAACTTCCACTTTCTTTGTGAATCTAAATATAAGCTGTTGCTAACTCTTTTGATGTTTGGTAGTAGTTTGCAAGTATAAGCTGTTATTAACTCCACTGAAATTTAGCAGTCGAAAGTTAGTATACAAGATATTCATTTGTTCCAGATCCATTGATGTTCTGCATTGACAACTTGTGTTTTCCTTGGATAGAATAACTTGGATTTTTGTTACTCAATCTTGACATGTTGGTTTTGAATTTCTTGAATATATTCAATTTCACAATTTTTGTGGCAGGGACACTGACACACTGTTCTGTAAAGTTGCATTGCTTATAAATATTTGCTCTGTTTCTCAATTGTGATATCCCCTCATGCGGCTTATTTGACTTGCATGCAGGTTATGTCTATAAGGCGATAGATGCTCTCCCTGTAACTGCTCATCCAATGACACAGTTTACCACAGGAGTGATGGCACTCCAAGTAAGCCCTTTGTATTTTATGTTATTGTTAATTATCACCGTTCTGAAATGAAGAACACATTGCATTGGGTGTACTGAGTTGGGAAGTGCCATTAGAAAGAAATAAGAATCAAAACTACAGAAGGTGTGCGGAATTCTTTTAGACCTCCCAAGTGAGTTAATTTGGTCTGTTCTATTTTAACACTTTCAGGTTGATAGTGAATTTCAAAAGGCTTACAACAAGGGAATGCCCAAAACAAAGTATGCTTGAGCTCTAATGCCTTGAAATTTATTCATCCGCTCAATGGTGATCTTGCATGTCATTTAtggtgtttttttttttttgcataggTTCTGGGAGCCTACATACGAAGATTGCTTAAATTTGATTTCTCGGTTGCCACAAGTGGCTTCATATGTTTACCGGAGGTAGCTTTTCTTCTATCAGATGCACTGtcttgtactccctctgtaaacaaatataagagcgtttagatcactaaagtattgatttaaacgctcttatatttgtttacagagggagtactacactAACTGGAGCATATTATTGCTCAATTAACAATTCTCCTAATTAGTGCACTTGGTATTATTTTTTCTACTGCAATTGAAATAATCCTATTGCTCTGGTTCTCTGAAGGATTTTCAAGGATGGGAAAGCTATCGCAGCTGATAATACACTGGACTATGCAGCGAATTTTTCACacatgcttggttttgatgacccAAAAATGCTGGAGTTGATGCGCCTATACATAACAATTCACACGTAATTTCGTCGATCCTTGTTTATGTTTCTATATTTATCTCTGAAGGATGTACGTTGATTTTCCCTCATACTACTACCTGTTTTCTTGCAGTGATCATGAAGGCGGGAATGTCAGTGCTCATACAGGACATCTGGTAATATTTTCTTCCTTTCATCGATCTTGAATTTTTTCTTGTTAGTGTTCCCACCATTGTCTTGAACTGCCAAAGCACGACTGCTGGCTGCAGTACGGAAATTTGATTTGGCTGCATCATTGTGTGTATCGTATATACACTACAGTTTGGCATGCACTGTTGCATCATACATCACTGCTGCTCGAATGTGATTGTGATTTATCATCCATGACGCATGTCTGATAAAGTACTAGTTATCATGGTTCCTAGACAAACACTTGTGACTAGAGAGGGTCGCTTCACCAATTGTAGGATAAACATAGTAGTATTGTAGTAGCAACTAGGAGTATATTGGAAGCAATGGTTTCAATTCAGTTCTTTGCAAAGTTGTGGTATTGACGGATCTGCTGATGGCACCCTTACTCCTTCTAAATGCATAGTCATGGTTAAAAGTATATGTTTATTTCTTTCTTCTGGATTATGTGTTGTTCGTCTAGAAAAAAATACGTGTATTTTGAGGCATTGGAAATCTATGATCCGTGTGTCTTGGAGAGGCATTGGAAAACACAATACATTGTCGTAATAGGTTAGCTTAAAGGAGATCATTTAAAGAGAAGGGTGGAATTGATCTCCCTCTTTTTGAAGTATAGTTCTAACTGTAAATAGTATAAGGTTGCCTCCAAACTTGTAGTGGATCAAGTTGTAGCCTACTTGAAGTGGAGCAGCTTTGTAATCTGCTAATTCAGAGATTATTTTTGCTGTTCCGTATAGGGCCTTTCAATTCTCTGTGTTGCTGTTTATGTTCCTACTAGCTTAGTGTGCTTTGGTTGTTTTACTTGTTTCTATTTATATCCTCTACGTGCACTGAGCTGTTGTTTATCCAGAACTAACGGTATTTATTTGATCACAGGTTGGAAGTGCTCTGTCAGATCCCTACCTTTCTTTTGCAGCGGCACTGAATGGTTTGGCTGGGCCACTGCACGGCCTGGCTAATCAGGTGCGCTTGATTTTATGTGTAGTGGATGTTCTCTGCTATATCATGCTCAACTTGTGCTTGCTAAATGAATCTACTGGAACAAATTGTCCGTAATAAATTCATATTAACAAATTGCAAAACTCCTTGTAGCGGGTGCTATTTACCCACTTGCTTTTGCATATGATGTTAAGAAGAAGAAAACACAAGTTCCTGTTATTTTAAAATGGTGTATTTACTGTTTGGATGTGCATGAACTGACAATAGTCACAATATACTGCAGGAAGTGTTGCTATGGATCAAATCTGTAATGGAAGAAACCGGGAGTAACATTACAACCGACCAACTTAAGGAATATGTATGGAAGACACTGAAGAGTGGAAAGGTAGCTTATCTCAAAACGAGTTACATCTATTCAATGAGCAAACACTATTGTTTATGAGTTTATGGGAAGTTTGCACTGCTAAACTATTCTAGTTGAATGCTGAACAATAGATCTAGGATAGTTGCCTTCTATTGGATCCTCCTTTCTCCTGGGCTGGTTATGAAAATGATTTTTCTCTGTTGATCTTTCTTCGTTTATTTTACTTTTCTTCATTTGAACTTAAAAATAAAGGTCTAAATTACTTCCGGTTGCGTTCATAGGTTGTTCCTGGCTATGGTCATGGAGTTCTTCGTAATACAGATCCACGATACTCGTGCCAAAGGGAGTTTGCGTTGAAATATTTACCAGAGGACCCACTTTTCCAACTGGTTAGTTAAAATCCTTGATCTAACTGCATGGTTTCTCTTCAGTTCAACAGTCTCAGTGGGATATATTGTTGTTCCCTTTCAGGTCTCCAAGTTGTATGAAGTTGTGCCTCCGATCCTCACTGAGTTAGGCAAGGTAATGAGTTTCCAGATTAATCACAATTACTCCTTTAATTTCAGCTTTCTAGGTATGGACACAATCTTTCTTCTATGCATTTTCAGGTGAAAAACCCATGGCCCAATGTCGATGCTCACAGTGGAGTGTTGCTCAACCACTTCGGATTAACTGAAGCACGGTATATTAATTTCTCTTGCTTAAATTATCAACTCACTAGCCATATGTTTAACGTACAGTACAATAGAAAATCTAGTTCGGCATTAGTAACGGGTATGCCTTGTCTGATCTTTAGGTATTACACTGTCTTGTTCGGTGTCTCAAGGAGCATAGGAATTGGATCTCAGGTTTGCCCTCCCCTTCAATTTCCAGATGCTTCTTTGTTTGGTTTTCCATCTGCTAATCTTGATCAATTATTTGTTACACAGCTCATCTGGGACCGTGCCCTTGGCCTACCGCTTGAAAGACCGAAGAGTGTCACCATGGAGTGGCTGGAAAACCACTGCAAGAAGGTTGCGGCTTGAAGCTACACCAGTTCTTCGTCTTGCAACTTGAGTTGCCTTTGATGTTAATAATTCGACGACATAAATTAGGCACGTTTAGCCTCATTTTCCCATCTTTTTCCTGTCCAATAACTGGAGCAAGAGGGGCTCCCAGACGGTAGAATTTTGTACCCAAGTCGGACAATCTGTCGAACTTGGCATGAAAGATTAGGACACAATGCTTGGGCTTTGTGTCGCTCGGCAACGTTTTTGTACTTTATGTTGCTCGAGTTTTGAACCACACCAGTTACGGAATACGGCAGAATAATCTGACATTTCTACAGAGGTGTTTGTATTTGCGAGTTATACTATGCAATTACGTTTTGTGTGCTGTGTGTATATCAGGGTTTGGGAAGCGTAGGAATAGGAAACGTACAGGAATAGGATGTACTGTCCACTGAAATCCTACGCCGGGTAGCAAAATAGAGGATTTTTTTCATGAAGTCCAACCTCATACTTGTTTCCTGTGGAAATGAACTAACGACGCGTTTGGTTCAGGTCAGGTAATGTTTTCAGT
The sequence above is a segment of the Aegilops tauschii subsp. strangulata cultivar AL8/78 chromosome 6, Aet v6.0, whole genome shotgun sequence genome. Coding sequences within it:
- the LOC109742701 gene encoding uncharacterized protein, producing the protein MATTLSLSSPLFLAAPPRARGGVVSAGPSWSTANLPCKGRFAGMRRRGRKQQRSTPIVSLFGRKTAKKTTRETVVPDPDYRLPIAILGISGVFAYADNLLAAAPVGLLGLLLLFQTTRVRFVFDDDSLEVKVGNQLQESGENVFVGGKNRWKYSTFVNWELWWPQFPILVYFKETQTKPEGQIHFFPVIFNGRQLYDIMVERAGPSETSGPGP
- the LOC109742699 gene encoding citrate synthase 4, mitochondrial codes for the protein MAFFRGLAAVSRLRSRMGQDATTLGGVRWLQMQSASDLDLRSQLQEMIPEQQDRLKKLKSEHGKVQLGNITVDMVLGGMRGMTGMLWETSLLDPEEGIRFRGLSIPECQKVLPAAVKDGEPLPEGLLWLLLTGKVPTKEQVDALSKELLSRSTVPGYVYKAIDALPVTAHPMTQFTTGVMALQVDSEFQKAYNKGMPKTKFWEPTYEDCLNLISRLPQVASYVYRRIFKDGKAIAADNTLDYAANFSHMLGFDDPKMLELMRLYITIHTDHEGGNVSAHTGHLVGSALSDPYLSFAAALNGLAGPLHGLANQEVLLWIKSVMEETGSNITTDQLKEYVWKTLKSGKVVPGYGHGVLRNTDPRYSCQREFALKYLPEDPLFQLVSKLYEVVPPILTELGKVKNPWPNVDAHSGVLLNHFGLTEARYYTVLFGVSRSIGIGSQLIWDRALGLPLERPKSVTMEWLENHCKKVAA